The DNA region ACCATATGCTTCGTCATTATGATATCAGGTGGCTTTCTCCACATCAATGCATTCACCGAATTATAGAGCAGTGGTCAGTATTAGATTTCTATTTTCATAATGAATGTTTAGGCAATAAGAATGCAAATGTTAAGtgtcaatttatatttgatcACCTTAACAGCGGTGAAACAAAACtttatgtttactttttagattttatattaccCATAACTACAAAATTTAACGTTATTTTTCAAAGTGATCAGACCCCTATTTGTAAAATTGAAACAGACATACAAAACATGATGAGTTCCATTTTAAGTTGCTTTATGAAGgcacattatataaaaactacttCGCTTCAGTCAATAGATCCAAGTTCAAGAATGCATTTCCTTCCTATACAAAACATGTACCTGAGCACAAACGTAGCAAAGACATTGGAATTATTAAAAGATGATGTTCGAATGAGATCTAAAATTGAGGAGTTCTTTTAAGATGTCAATCATTTTTGATCGAGTTGAGTAAAtcgatttaataataagaatctTGCGGAAATAAAGCATGGAAAAGAGGGGCTACGACAGTTGGAAAGAGGATGTAGCAGATTTGATCCTGACAGAAGTAAGATCAAGTTAATTGACTCAAAACAGCTTTATGACAATGTTACCCAACATAAAGacgaaataacataaaatcttAAGTttcatttgattattatttttaaaaataatatttttactaagaaataaatttaaaaaacatggtttctttaattaatctttgttactttttttatcttaTCGGTAATTGAAGAAAACATTCATGTTTTACGTTGTAACACGacagcaaaaatatataatagatttcTGGTATTTTTCCGTTCCTTTCGGTAGAATTCAGTAGTTTTTAACCTGCACAAGCAGTAGATTCGTCAAATAAAATCTGGTCACACTGGCAGTACGGTATAAACATGCTAAATATGTTAACCTGAAACCTCACATAGTTCTTAAAGTTAAGTAACTAGTCAGTgtagaaaataacaaattcaaaaataaaacatatcaatTTCATAATGCATAAAACTGGAGCAACGCGGCATAAAAAGTTTCTTAAAGCCGAAAAGTCAAAAACTAAACTCAAGGGTAAAAAGGATCCTGAATTACCTAAAGGAACTAATGTTACGAAAaccaattttaaagttaagaaaattgtgatCAAGGAACAGCTTAAAAAGCATGTTCAGTCAGAAGCATTGTCTACGAGAAAGCTTAATGTTAAAGAATTGTTATCGAGACTTAACCATTTTAATGCCACCTCAAGAACTGACGCTTTAGACGGTTTAAAGGAAATCATAAGTTCTAACCCAGAAATACTTGAACAAAGTTTAGGACCAGTGATACAGGGTGTTAGCTCCTTGATACTTAATGTAGAAAAAGCTGTAAGTAAAATAACTACTATAGGATTTATTTTTGCTATAGTCTAGTTATTTGAGTGACAATTCTTCAAAGTATCTGCTgatataaaaaactatttatttttattacaggtgAGACATTCAGCCTTAAAAGTAATACATTTGGTATTGTCAAATGTTATAACAGAAAAGATTGAACCATTTTTTGATATAATGTCTACTTATTTAAGAAGTGCCATGACTCACATTGATAGTAGAATACAGGAAGACTCTCTGCTATTCCTTGACATACTACTACTTTGTGCACCTGATAAAGCTGCACAAgattttcataaaatcattCCCAATTTCTTGGATATGATTTCCAAATTGCGCACAGACGCAAAACCGGGAAGAACATTGACTGTCAACCTCAACAGTCAAATAACCAGTGTTAAGTGGCGGGTTAAGGTTTTAAATCGCCTTAAAGACTTCCTCCAAAAGTTTGCAGAGTATAATCACATTTTTAAACTAGAGAAAGCAAATCAGACCAAGATACAGACATTTAATAAAGATGGGCCAAACTATTATCCCTTGTTTAATCCAATTCACATATCTCCATGTGTGGTATCTTGTTTTTCTACAAAGACATCTGAAAATGTGCTTCAAATTGATGAAATTGAAAAGTTCAGGGAATATGTGGAAACATTAATGCCCTTGTTATTTGAAACATGGCTTGAAGCAAGTCCTAACTTGAAATCAGATAGAAATATGGAAACTGTTGTTAGTGAAGATGCAGCActtttaatgaaacatttaCTTGAAGTGATCACAACAATATGGGACATTGTCAagtattataatgaaaaagcACCAAGttcaaaaataaagaatttgttTTGTCTAAAGTACAAGTCTCTGTTTactcaaaatatttgtaactccTTTCCTTATGTGACCAATGTTCGCTCAAAGCAGACTAAGAATGCAGATAATACTGAAGATATTATAACAGATCCAAAATTAGTAACAGAAAATCTACAAATATGTTATCTATTTATCATATTGAATcctcatataaatataaaacatgaaGGAAAAACCATTACTTCTGTGTTGCACtatattgaaaaaatgtttggtaagtctaatgaaaatattaacaatagaaTGTTAAAGATTTTGCATACAATTTTCTCTAAAGAAGTAACAGGTTGGACAAAGAACACAACTGTCATGGATACCTTATtccaaaaaattatttctttttatttacaaaatgaagGAACAGATGTATTTAAGCAACAGATATTTAGTTTGCTTTGTCAAATTGCCCTTAATGATAAATTGTCTCATTTACATTCTAATGTCTTGTATGAGCAGTGGTTGAAAAATTTGCCCAACATCCTTCTTGGTGACTCGATATCAGGACAAACCGTTGATATTCTTCACAAGTTTGCTGTTacgaaaaataatctttttaattctgtacttaaaccaaaattattaagtattattggAAATCTAcctataattataatcaaagATTGTACATCAAACGGTGATTATCACAAGATGTTATCTCTCTTGTACTGGATAAACCCATGGGATACTGAATCACTGAATTTACTTGAAAACCAGTTGATGCAAAGTCAATACAGAGGTGACcatggaaaatatatatttgatacttTAAGATTAAAAAGTGGAGgaatattgtaatgtatcattgttaaataaaagatgaaagttttatatctttttttattccattgaAACACAAATATGATCATCATTATCTAAATACTTAGAGAACTTACATTATTGTAGAGCATTGATGTGCACAAATGCTACAACACTGGAAGCAATAAGCCCCTTACAATATTCAACCAATGCTtggattaatatatatttacaatagtatttaaatttgtcaTGGTTACGTCCAAGTAATAGcgtaatttcataataattttgtgctCTACTacactaaattaaaatctacatAAGGAACATAATGTCAAATCCTAATTTATAACAGATCTAAAAAAGGTTAAAACATAAATGGTCTCTGAATTGTAAAACatgtttacataaatatttatataatataattaactatcGTAATGTCATAAATATTCATGAGTACCACACACCATAGTGCACTATATTGTCAGAAGCCTcctattttatagaaataaattatttgtgtaaCAGGCTCTTTGGGCTTGAGTATCTTATCAAGGCATACAACTATCTATTCTATCTATAATCTATTCATGCTATTGAAGTATCCAATTACTAAAAATTTGGCAAATTTTggctaaaataatatttccaaagaaaaaaaaacccttCGGGTTTTAGATTTCAACAAGCAAAGTGAAATAGAAACTTTTGAGATTAGTTTTCTCATAACCAAAACCCTTATTGCACTAAGTATTTGCATTTAATGCTTATATTATTGGTAACTTTCTAATTGcacaacaaattataattaaaacatgctTCGCTttgatctttatttaaaagcatagatgataaataatttaaattatactgaTTTTTAGTTCTTTGAATGTGTTTATTGAGTTTTCCTTTTACTAGATTTTTTTGCGCGAGGTATTGTAGCAGAGGCCGACAGCACtgcctgtaaataaaaaatattttttttttaataagaagcCAAGCACatattttgttctataaaTGTATCAGTCAATTAGTTAGGAACTCAGCAGGCAAACATACTATTTAGAATGtaaacacacatttttaatacCAGATTATCTAAAtcagatattaaaaattaaaaaggcaAGCAGTAAAaggatattaaattttaaacaccacaaataaataaacaacaaaacttACAAAAACCATTAGTGTAGAAGCACTATTTATGTAAAAgccataaaaattaaaatataaattatatctattttatttatctaaaaataataaaatacacaaaaatacaaataaaaaaccatAAATCCATGCAAGACtcactaaaaataaagtgaTTATTCAGTTGTCTCGCAGCTTTATAAAATGGAACCAGGAGGGTTACACATCTGTGCTCTTTGACAATGTGACATTATCATTTAAAGGAATAAATTTATACTCTGGGTGACTTTCAAGTttagttttgattaatttttgtaattcgTCACTCTTCTCTTTTATAccttgtataatattttctttgtgcATTTCTTTGGAGCCATTTTCTAATTCTGTCAAACAAATTTCTTTGGAAGTATTGGCGATATCAAAACAACTTTGAAATtcgtaatttgtttttaaggaaGATTGTTCACTATCATTGGGTGCTGATATTGATAAATCAGATTTTGATTTCTCATCACCTTTAGCCCAAAAAGCGAGTTTACTTGGAAATTGTAACAGTTTACCAAAACCCAGATTACTTCCACTTCCTCGTGCGGGAGATTTTGATTTAGATCGTCGATCCGAGTCTACGTTCAGactatcatttaaaataagtttggaATCTAAAATTTCGGTGCTCTCAAAGTTTTGCACttcattaatttcaaaattatctaTATCAGTATTTGACAGTTCTGCTTTTTCGTTTTCTTTCGGTGGCAGAGGAGCTTTGCTTTTGCCATATTTTCCCTTTGAAAGTTTTTTCACGGATTTTGGTGTCGGCTCCGGTGTGCCAAAGGAAGCTTCATCGTCACTGTCAACGGAGTCATCACTAACCGATCTACTTTCTGTATCAATAAACTCTTCTTGAATAGCTTCATTCATAAGTTTTTCATTTGGCAGTGTATCGTCAGATTCGTTGACATTCATATCATCTGTAAATGTGCATTGTTTATCAATCAGACTTTTATCTTCTTTGCTATCTTTATCCATATCtgtttcttctgttttttcaaatttcacttcatttttattagaatcaGTTTCGACTTGGTCCCTTTCAGTTCTAGCATTATTTGTCTCGTTGTTAGAGCCCAAAGGATAATTGCCTAAAACTTGAATGATTTTAACTTGATCACCAACGTATTGGTAAATAAACGGCGGCACAGTGTGGGAGAGATATAAAGGAGAGGATAATGATTCGAGAGGGGGCATCGTGTTATCAAAATCATCCTCCAAAAGCTCCTCGACGATAACTTCTTTATCCTTTAAATAGAAAGTGCTAAGTCCAAATCAAAAagaataattcataaatatactaataaatgCAGTATCAGACTTAAGCAATGCCTATAAACATGCAATAGACGTGGATAATGGTGCTAATTCATTTCGTACAAACGAAAATAAAACAGGCGTTagacagaaaaaaaatgtaattttagacATCTAAAGATTAATTGAATAGATTTTCTATTTCAGCATgtcaaattaaatgaaaacaacaGTGAATCGGAAAATTAAGATTTATCATATTCTATAGTTATTGCTTTGTACACAACATTAGAATTACCaccattacatttaaatataaataagtttccgattgtaatttttcaagccaataaacacattttacatatatttcgtTCTATAACCAACTCTATACGAGCACCATTCCTACCCTGCTTATCACCGAACCCTTTCATCTTAGATCATGATTACATCTCCAAGAACAATACAAATACTAAAGATTAAACAGCTTTATATTTTCCCAATTGGGATATTAGACCGTATAAGAACGTTAtgcgtacaaattatttgtcgattatataaaaaaagagattaaatgtgttaatatattgaatattttaaataattttttttaaaaattattcaatatttttgacatatgaaattgaattTTCCACATTGAATCTCATCAGAATTAATTCAGCAGACCTCAGCGGCCTGCGGTCGTTTGATCGTCGTGACCGTAGTGCGGGTAGTTCTAGCTCGCGACCTCGCAGACGCGCCCACACTCGCCGTACGCGTTAGGGACGTCGAATTGTCTGCGCTCGAGTAGCCCGAGCTTATGTCCTCTGTAGACTTTATATGGCTGGAAAGGAAGATTTACagcttataactaaatataaacaacattATACGCTAATAAAAATGTGCATAATGTGGGTAACACCTCTTTTCCACCGTATCGGTGATTTTACCGCTTTTTTCTGTAATGATACGGGCGCGGTGGGTGGAGTCTGCAGTCAGTAGCAACGCGAGCAGCGCAAAATTTTAACCAAGGAAGCTGTGCCCACAAATACGAATTgctaatttcaatataagacTTCGAGAAGTTTCTTTTTCTATCAGGTACGAAGGCAGTGAGCCTTCCTATACTATAACCTATTAAGTACTTCATAATTAGATTTATaccaataaacaaattaaattattttagaaaccTATGCATAtccaataaatgttaatttgcACTTTGTTTAATAAGACTTCATCGACTGTCTCAGTCCAATTTTACTCACAAGTAGTCAGccgtctcttttcatcacagagTAAACATTATTCGACTGATAGAGACAGATTTGCTTTggttaaaaaagtgtaatgagactattttaatatgaattaaagAGTAAATGCATTGAAGAATTGTTGTGTAGTAATTGAGAGTTAAATCTGTAAAAATCAGAACTCccgaaaacaaaatatacgtttgaataattttttcgTATCtgaaatctttaatatttcaaaattgacAGTTTTTAGTCTTCTTTTTTAGGCGTTGTAACTGATAATAGTCTGtgcaaaaaaaactatttatatatttttctgtgtaatattttttacattgttcTATAACTATATAGACGATCCTCTTTAtccataaaaactaaatactaaTTGCACTGATACATATAGAGACACCTGGAAAGGGTTGGAAAAGGCCTTTACCCAAGAGGGGCCCGGAGAAGTAAATACAAACAACCTTGGAAATGGAaattaatacacaaataaaaaaggcttttttgcaaattatttgcaCTTTTAACTAAGTTCAACTTATGTCCAATTTTCTTACCTATAAAGAGtctctatattaaaaatattatcaaattgaAGGAAATTTCAATGATCGCCGTAAGTTAGGTGTCTTTGAACACCGGATTATTGTTCGTAATACATAGTTTTAGTTTCGTAAATTTTGAGGGTATtccgaaatattttaaatcggCCGATCGTCATATTTTTCGATTCACTGCTTTTTTTCACTCGAATCGTTTTGTTTGGCTATTGCATTTGTTAGTAGTAACTATTGTAAGGCAAGGTATCACAATGTTAttaagtctaacctctcttatTGTTCTCAAACCAATATAATTTCTCCATACAACTGACAATTGTATGCTTTCTTGTTAAGGATATATCGAAACGAGGtttgtactcaggacttatgtttttgtatgaaattgtgtatcgacggtcACCGAACCGTACACATATAAATATCTGAGCTTGCTGAGTTATGGAACGATGTCGGTACTTAGAACTTGTGTGTCAAGTGTGTGAATTGAGTTCATAAAATACAGAGCCAAGTggaatatacaaaataatagcCACCTGAAGTCTGGCTCTTCAAGTCTGGGTCGAGGTCTGACATCAACGTCAACTTCGGGGAAGTAAAGCGGCTGACGGCTGTTCGACTCCGATGCACTGCGTCGAGCCGCATAAGCGCTGGAAAATAACGTATTTTCAGCAGcgtaatcttaatatattatataaatctcctgtcacgatgtttgtgcgcgatggactcctaaactacttaaccgattttaaattaaattggcacaccgtgagcagtctggtccaacttaagagataggatagcttagatctttaattatagtcacaattttatt from Pieris brassicae chromosome 2, ilPieBrab1.1, whole genome shotgun sequence includes:
- the LOC123720883 gene encoding testis-expressed protein 10 homolog, which produces MHKTGATRHKKFLKAEKSKTKLKGKKDPELPKGTNVTKTNFKVKKIVIKEQLKKHVQSEALSTRKLNVKELLSRLNHFNATSRTDALDGLKEIISSNPEILEQSLGPVIQGVSSLILNVEKAVRHSALKVIHLVLSNVITEKIEPFFDIMSTYLRSAMTHIDSRIQEDSLLFLDILLLCAPDKAAQDFHKIIPNFLDMISKLRTDAKPGRTLTVNLNSQITSVKWRVKVLNRLKDFLQKFAEYNHIFKLEKANQTKIQTFNKDGPNYYPLFNPIHISPCVVSCFSTKTSENVLQIDEIEKFREYVETLMPLLFETWLEASPNLKSDRNMETVVSEDAALLMKHLLEVITTIWDIVKYYNEKAPSSKIKNLFCLKYKSLFTQNICNSFPYVTNVRSKQTKNADNTEDIITDPKLVTENLQICYLFIILNPHINIKHEGKTITSVLHYIEKMFGKSNENINNRMLKILHTIFSKEVTGWTKNTTVMDTLFQKIISFYLQNEGTDVFKQQIFSLLCQIALNDKLSHLHSNVLYEQWLKNLPNILLGDSISGQTVDILHKFAVTKNNLFNSVLKPKLLSIIGNLPIIIIKDCTSNGDYHKMLSLLYWINPWDTESLNLLENQLMQSQYRGDHGKYIFDTLRLKSGGIL